The following is a genomic window from Kineosporiaceae bacterium.
TGGTCGACGGTGCTGGCCCGGGTCGAGCAGGTACCGCCGGGGGAGGGGGTCAGCTACGGCCACCGCTATCACACGACTGCTCGCCAGCGCATCGGGACCATCCCGGTGGGGTATGCCGACGGCTGGCGGCGGGTCGACGGCAACGAAGTGCTCGTCGGGGGGCGCCGGGTGCCGGTACTCGGCCGGGTCTGCATGGACCAGTGCATGATCGACCTGGACGGCGTGCCCGAGGCCGAGATCGGCGACGAGGTGGTGCTGATCGGCTCTCAGGACGGCGCCGGCGGAACCGACCGGATCACCGCAGACGACGTCGCCGCGCGCTGGGGCACCATCGGTTACGAGGTGGTCTGCGGCATCGGACGCCGGGTGCCGCGGTTCTCCGACCATGCCTGATTCATCCCCGATTCGTCCCTGATCCGTCGCTATCCGTCCCCGAGCCGTCTCCTGTGCGCCGAGCCGCCCCCTCCCTGGTCCTGAGCCGACCTCCCTGGTCCTGAGTAACCGTCCATGATCGCCGTTGGATCGCAGTTTGCTCCGCCTGACCCGGAGCAAACTGCGATCCAACAGTGATCATGAAAGGAGTGGCGTGACAGGTGTGACCACTGGGACAGGCGTGGCGCTCCGCCGTTCAGGGGGTGTCGTCACGTAGCCTCGCGACCATGGCCACCCGTACGTCCACGACCAACCGCCCGACGAGCCGGTCCTCGTCCGCCGGTGGGCGGCCTCGGTTGCCTGGCCGGGACCCCGCCACCGGCCGATCGACGACCTCCGGCGCCGCCCGCGGTAAGAACGGCACCACCGGACGCCGTCCGAGCGGCACCTCGGGGCGCGGCACGCCGCAGCGCCGCCCTCCGGCGCGTCGCCCGGCCACCCGGCACCCCCGCCGCCGCACCGGACCCTCGTGGCCGGTCCGCGCGATCAGCTCGATGTGGATGGGCGCTGCCCACCTGCTCGGGGGCGCTGCCCGGCGTTTCCGAGGCGATCTGCTCGACCTCGACGAGGCCCACCGTCGCGACGGGGTCGGGCTGTTCTACGTCGCCCTCGCGATCGTGGTGGCCGCCGTCGAGTGGTGGCACCTACCCGGGCCCGTGGCCGGGGTACTGCACACCATCTTCGCCGGCAGCCTCGGCCGAGCGGCGCTCGCGCTGCCCGTCGTCCTGGTCGCCCTCGGCGTACGCCACATGCGTCAGCCGGACGACACCGACCCGGCGGACGACGCGCTGCGGCGGCTGCAACTGGGCGCGATGATCCTCGGCGGGGCCTCGGCCGGGCTGCTGCACGTGGCAGCGGGCATCCCGACGCCACCCGAGGGCTCCCCGGCCATGCAGTCCGGTGGCGGCATGATCGGCTACCTGCTGTCCTCACCGACCGAGGCTGCGGTCACCGTCTGGGTCACCGTGCCGATCCTGGTACTCCTGGCCCTGTTCGGCCTCCTGGTGCTCACCGCGACCCCGATCTACGAGGTGGGCGACCGGCTGTGCGCGGCCGGTGACCTGCTCACCGGACGCGCCGGCCCCGTGGTCGAGGACGAGCCGGTCGAGGACGACGGCCCCGCACCGTCCAGCTTCCTGGCCAAGCGTCGTCGTCGCCCCGGCAAGGCCGCACCCGACGGGTCGCTCGCCGGCGACGAGGCATTCGTCAAGGCCGTGGTGGACGTCGACAAGGCGACCCCCGGCGCCAAGGTCAGGGCGACCCGCACCGGTGACCCCGAGGACACGATCGTGTTGTCCGGCCCGCGCCCGGGGGAGAAGCGCCCCGTCGCGCCCGGCGTCCTGGTCGACAGGGCGGTCGAGCACAAGGCACCCCCCGAGCCGCCGCCGACCACGCAGCTGCCACCGCGGGTCGAGCAACTGCTGCTCGGCAACGTCAGCTATGCCCTGCCGCCCTCGGACCTGCTCACGCCAGGGTCGCCGCCCAAGGCCCGCAGCGCCTCCAACGACAAGGTGGTCGAAGCGCTCACCACCGTCTTCGAGCAGTTCGAGATCGACGCCCGGGTCACCGGGTTCAGCCGCGGCCCGACCGTGACCCGCTACGAGGTCGAGGTCGGCCCGGCGGTCAAGGTCGAGCGGGTCACCCAGCTGAGCAAGAACATCTCCTATGCCGTGGCCAGCGCCGATGTCCGGATCCTGTCGCCGATCCCCGGCAAGTCCGCGATCGGTATCGAGATCCCCAACACCGACCGCGAGACCGTCTCGCTCGGTGACGTGCTGCGCAGCCAGGCGGCGCGTAAGGTCACCCACCCGATGGTGATCGGTGTCGGCAAGGACGTCGAGGGCGGTTACGTGGTCGCCAACCTCGCCAAGATGCCCCACCTGTTGGTCGCCGGTGCGACCGGTGCCGGTAAGTCCGGCTTCGTGAACTCGATGATCACCTCGATCCTGATGCGCTCCACACCGGACGAGGTGCGCATGGTGCTGGTCGACCCCAAGCGGGTGGAACTGTCCATCTACGAAGGCATTCCGCACCTGATCACGCCGATCATCACGAGCCCGAAGAAGGCCGCCGAGGCGCTCGGTTGGGTCGTCAAGGAGATGGACGCCCGCTACGACGACCTGGCGGCGTTCGGGTTCAAGCACATCGACGACTTCAACGCCGCCGTCCGCGCCGGCAAGGTCGTGGTGCCGCCCGGCAGCGAGCGCAAGGTCACGCCCTACCCGTATCTGCTGGTGATCGTCGACGAGCTGGCCGACCTGATGATGGTCGCACCGCGTGACGTCGAGGACTCGATCGTGCGCATCACCCAGCTCGCCCGCGCGGCCGGCATCCACCTGGTGCTGGCCACGCAGCGCCCGAGCGTCGATGTGGTCACCGGCCTGATCAAGGCCAACGTGCCCAGCCGCATGGCCTTCGCCACCAGCTCGGTCACCGACTCTCGCGTCGTCCTGGACCAGCCCGGCGCCGAGAAGCTGATCGGCCAGGGCGATGCGCTGTTCCTGCCGATGGGTGCCAGCAAGACGGCCCGGGTGCAGGGCGCCTGGGTCACCGAGTCCGAGATCCGCCAGGTGGTCGAGCACGTCAAGAAGCAGCTCGCGCCCAGCTATCGCGAGGACGTCGCCGCGCCGGTCGTCAAGAAGCAGGTGGACGACGACATCGGCGACGACCTCGAATTGCTGCTCGCGGCCGCCGAGTTGGTGGTCAACACCCAGTTCGGCTCGACCTCGATGCTGCAGCGCAAGCTACGGGTCGGATTCGCCAAGGCCGGGCGCCTGATGGACCTGCTGGAGTCGCGCGGCGTGGTCGGCCCGAGCGAGGGCAGCAAGGCGCGCGACGTCATGGTGCGCCCCGACGACCTGCCGGCAACCCTGGCCTTGATGCGCGGTGAGGATGTTCCCGTCACCATGGACGACGTGAACCCGGACCAGGCTGGCCACCCGGACGACGACGCCGGCCGGATCCCCGATGAATGGGAGCCCGGCGATGACCGATAGCGGCGCCATCACCTTGCCCGAGCAGGCGCACACCACCGACGTGGCGCTCGACCTGTTGGTCTGGGACGCGCCCAACATCGACATGACGTTGTCGAACGTGATCGGTGGGCGTCCCACCCCGGCGTCGCGGCCGAGGTTCGACGCGGTCGCCAAGTGGCTGCTGTCCGGGGCGGGGGACGCCGAGGTCGAGGGCTGCGTGTTCGCCAACGTGCCCCCCGGAACCGCGGTCAACATGCGTGGCTGGATCGAGGCGATCCGCTCGTTCGGCTACGCGGTCTTCGCCCGGCCCAAGCTCGGCCCCGAGGACGACGTCGACCTCGACATGCTGGCCCACATCGAGCGCCGTGCGGCGAGCCGGCGACTCCGCCGCCTCGTCGTGGCCAGCGGTGACGGACGCAACTTCCTCGAGCCGCTGGAGCGGCTCGGGCGCCAGGGCGTCGAGATCATCGTGATCTCGTTCGCCGAGGTCGCCGGGTACGCCCAGGAGTCGGAGGTGCTGACCTTCCTCGACCTCGAGGACGTGCCGGGGGCCTTCACTCAGCCGTTGCCCCGGGTCCGCCTGGACAACCTGCCCGAGGGTGGCGCCTGGCTGCCGCCGACCCGCTCGATGCGCTCACTGCTGGACGACCACTCGGGGCACTGAACCGGCACCCCGGCTCACCACGGCCGGCTGTCCGAGCCCTCGGCGGTCTCGCGCCCGTCGTGGAGCACTAGGCTGACCCGGTGTCCGCAGCGGGTCAGGTCGAGGGCGAGCGCCGCCGCGTGGCGTTGGTGACCCTGGGCTGTGCCCGCAACGAGGTCGATTCCGCCGAACTGGCCGGGCGGCTGGACGCGGCAGGTTGGCAACTTGTCGATGATGCCGCCGAGGCCGACGTCGCCGTGGTGAACACCTGCGGGTTCGTCGAGCAGGCCAAGAAGGACTCGATCGACACCCTGCTCGAGGCGGCTGACCTGCGTGACGGGGGCGCCGCGCGCACCCGGGCCGTGGTCGCGGTGGGCTGCCTGGCCGAGCGCTACGGCGCCGAACTCGCCGAACAGTTGCCCGAGGCGGACGCCGTCCTGGGTTTCGACAGCTACGCCGAGCTCGCCACCCACCTGGACGCCGTCCTGCACGGTGAGCGCCCGGCCTCGCACACGCCGTCCGACCGGCGGCTGTTGGTGCCGATCAGCCCGCTGGCCCGGTCCGCCACCGACGCCGACGCCCCGGTCGAGCCGGTGATCCGCCACCACGACGGGCGCCCGTGGGCGCCGCTGAAGATCGCCTCCGGATGTGACCGCCGCTGCGCGTTCTGCGCCATCCCGACGTTCCGGGGCGCGTTCATCTCCCGCAGGCCGACCGACGTGCTGGCCGAGGCCCGGTGGCTCGGCGAACGCGGCGTGCGCGAACTGCTGCTGGTCAGTGAGAACTCGACCTCCTACGGCAAGGACCTCGGCGACCTGCGCCTGCTCGAGCGGTTGTTGCCCGAGTTGGCCGCCGTCGAGGGCATCGACCGGGTGCGGGTGTCCTACCTCCAGCCGGCCGAACTGCGCGACGGCCTGGTGGAGGTGATCGCCGCAACCGACGGCATCGCGCCCTACTTCGACCTGTCCTTCCAGCACGCGGCACCGGCCCTGCTGCGGCGGATGCGCCGGTTCGGGGGGTCGCAGGACTTCCTCGCCCTGATCGAGCGGATCCGCGCCCTGGCCCCGCAGGCGGGCATCCGCTCGAACGTGATCGTCGGGTTCCCCGGCGAGACCGAGGCCGACCTCGAGGTGTTGACCGACTTCCTCGAACAGGCCCGGCTCGACGTGGTCGGGGTGTTCGGCTTCTCGCCGGAGGACGGTACCGAGGCCGCCACGTTGGACGGCGCCCTGGACGAGGACGAGATCGCCGTGCGGGTGCGTCACGTCAGCGATCTGGTGGAGGAGTTGACCACCCAACGAGCCGAGGACCGGGTCGGCGAGGCGATCAGCGTGCTGGTCGACGAGCCGGACGAGGGTGATGCCGGCGACGGGCCGGTGGGCCGAGCGGCGCACCAGGGTCCGGATGTCGACGGAACCACGCGCCTGGTGGACGCCCACGGGGCAGCGGCACGCGTCGTCCCGGGGGATCTGGTGGCGGCCGTGGTGATCGCCGCCGAGGGGGCGGACCTGGTGGCCGAGGTGCGCCCGTGATCGACCGGGTGGATCCGGTGACCACGCCGTCGCATCCCGAGGCGACCAACTGGAACATCGCCAACCTGCTGACCGGTGTGCGGCTGCTGCTCGTGCCCTTGTTCGGCTGGCTGCTGCTGCACGAGGACGGCCGATCCGACGCCTGGCGGGGTGCCGCCGCCGCCGTGTTCGTCATCGCGGGACTGACCGACCGGTTCGACGGCGAGCTGGCCCGGCGTCGCAACCTGGTGACCGATCTCGGCAAGATCGCCGACCCGATCGCCGACAAGGCCCTGACCGGGACGGCGTTGGTGGGGTTGTCCGTGCTGGGTCTGCTGCCGTGGTGGGTCACCGCCCTGGTGCTGGTGCGAGAGATCGGCATCACCGTGTTGCGGTTCGTGGTGATCCGGCACGCCGTGATGCCGGCCGGGCGAGGCGGCAAGGTCAAGACCGCACTGCAGGCCCTCGCCATCACGCTCTACGTGCTGCCGCTACCAGGCGGTTGGCATCTGATCGCGGTGCTCGCCATGGGGGCAGCGGTGGCGCTGACCCTGGTCACCGGCGCGGACTACCTGGCCAAGGCCGGGCGCCTGGTGGCGACGAGCCAACGGACCCGGGACCGGCGCGATGCACGGCGCGGGCGACGAGACGAACGGGCCTGATCGCCGTGTCGAACGCCCACCCCCTGGTGCTGGTGGTCGAGGACGAGCCGGCCATCGCCGAGCTGATCCGTGGCGCCCTGGTACGCGAGGGGTTCACCGCCACGATCCACGGCGACGGGGAATCGGCGCTGACCGCGATCGCCCGGGATCGCCCCGCCGTGGTGGTGCTCGATGTCGGGCTGCCCGGTCTGCCCGGCACCGAGGTGTGCCGACGCATGCGGGCAGGCGGCGACTGGACGCCCGTGCTGTTCGTGACCGCCCGCGACGAGGAGGTCGACCGGGTGCTCGGCCTCGAGCTCGGCGCCGACGATTACGTCACCAAACCGTTCAGTCCCCGGGAACTGGTCGCGCGGGTCAAGGCGGTGCTGCGCCGGGGCGGCTCGGCGGCGATCGAGGCCGCGATCACGGTCGGCGCCCTGGTGCTCGACCCGGCCACCCGGCGGGCCTCGGCCTCGGGCCTGGGGGTCGACCTGACCACCACCGAGTTCGAGTTGCTGGCGTTCCT
Proteins encoded in this region:
- a CDS encoding DNA translocase FtsK, producing the protein MATRTSTTNRPTSRSSSAGGRPRLPGRDPATGRSTTSGAARGKNGTTGRRPSGTSGRGTPQRRPPARRPATRHPRRRTGPSWPVRAISSMWMGAAHLLGGAARRFRGDLLDLDEAHRRDGVGLFYVALAIVVAAVEWWHLPGPVAGVLHTIFAGSLGRAALALPVVLVALGVRHMRQPDDTDPADDALRRLQLGAMILGGASAGLLHVAAGIPTPPEGSPAMQSGGGMIGYLLSSPTEAAVTVWVTVPILVLLALFGLLVLTATPIYEVGDRLCAAGDLLTGRAGPVVEDEPVEDDGPAPSSFLAKRRRRPGKAAPDGSLAGDEAFVKAVVDVDKATPGAKVRATRTGDPEDTIVLSGPRPGEKRPVAPGVLVDRAVEHKAPPEPPPTTQLPPRVEQLLLGNVSYALPPSDLLTPGSPPKARSASNDKVVEALTTVFEQFEIDARVTGFSRGPTVTRYEVEVGPAVKVERVTQLSKNISYAVASADVRILSPIPGKSAIGIEIPNTDRETVSLGDVLRSQAARKVTHPMVIGVGKDVEGGYVVANLAKMPHLLVAGATGAGKSGFVNSMITSILMRSTPDEVRMVLVDPKRVELSIYEGIPHLITPIITSPKKAAEALGWVVKEMDARYDDLAAFGFKHIDDFNAAVRAGKVVVPPGSERKVTPYPYLLVIVDELADLMMVAPRDVEDSIVRITQLARAAGIHLVLATQRPSVDVVTGLIKANVPSRMAFATSSVTDSRVVLDQPGAEKLIGQGDALFLPMGASKTARVQGAWVTESEIRQVVEHVKKQLAPSYREDVAAPVVKKQVDDDIGDDLELLLAAAELVVNTQFGSTSMLQRKLRVGFAKAGRLMDLLESRGVVGPSEGSKARDVMVRPDDLPATLALMRGEDVPVTMDDVNPDQAGHPDDDAGRIPDEWEPGDDR
- a CDS encoding NYN domain-containing protein — translated: MTDSGAITLPEQAHTTDVALDLLVWDAPNIDMTLSNVIGGRPTPASRPRFDAVAKWLLSGAGDAEVEGCVFANVPPGTAVNMRGWIEAIRSFGYAVFARPKLGPEDDVDLDMLAHIERRAASRRLRRLVVASGDGRNFLEPLERLGRQGVEIIVISFAEVAGYAQESEVLTFLDLEDVPGAFTQPLPRVRLDNLPEGGAWLPPTRSMRSLLDDHSGH
- the rimO gene encoding 30S ribosomal protein S12 methylthiotransferase RimO; translation: MSAAGQVEGERRRVALVTLGCARNEVDSAELAGRLDAAGWQLVDDAAEADVAVVNTCGFVEQAKKDSIDTLLEAADLRDGGAARTRAVVAVGCLAERYGAELAEQLPEADAVLGFDSYAELATHLDAVLHGERPASHTPSDRRLLVPISPLARSATDADAPVEPVIRHHDGRPWAPLKIASGCDRRCAFCAIPTFRGAFISRRPTDVLAEARWLGERGVRELLLVSENSTSYGKDLGDLRLLERLLPELAAVEGIDRVRVSYLQPAELRDGLVEVIAATDGIAPYFDLSFQHAAPALLRRMRRFGGSQDFLALIERIRALAPQAGIRSNVIVGFPGETEADLEVLTDFLEQARLDVVGVFGFSPEDGTEAATLDGALDEDEIAVRVRHVSDLVEELTTQRAEDRVGEAISVLVDEPDEGDAGDGPVGRAAHQGPDVDGTTRLVDAHGAAARVVPGDLVAAVVIAAEGADLVAEVRP
- the pgsA gene encoding CDP-diacylglycerol--glycerol-3-phosphate 3-phosphatidyltransferase; the encoded protein is MIDRVDPVTTPSHPEATNWNIANLLTGVRLLLVPLFGWLLLHEDGRSDAWRGAAAAVFVIAGLTDRFDGELARRRNLVTDLGKIADPIADKALTGTALVGLSVLGLLPWWVTALVLVREIGITVLRFVVIRHAVMPAGRGGKVKTALQALAITLYVLPLPGGWHLIAVLAMGAAVALTLVTGADYLAKAGRLVATSQRTRDRRDARRGRRDERA
- a CDS encoding response regulator transcription factor, yielding MSNAHPLVLVVEDEPAIAELIRGALVREGFTATIHGDGESALTAIARDRPAVVVLDVGLPGLPGTEVCRRMRAGGDWTPVLFVTARDEEVDRVLGLELGADDYVTKPFSPRELVARVKAVLRRGGSAAIEAAITVGALVLDPATRRASASGLGVDLTTTEFELLAFLMRRPGRVFTREELLTQVWGYPAGTPTRTVDVHVAQVRSKIGTAARLRTVRGVGYAVEPA